A genomic segment from Barrientosiimonas humi encodes:
- the nuoE gene encoding NADH-quinone oxidoreductase subunit NuoE, whose amino-acid sequence MTDIDAHSDPLHQLTPLQASDEPYDEQTLADLREDAAEVIARYPQKRSALLPLLHLIQSVDGFVTGRGVRFCAEQLDLSEAEVSGVATFYTQYKRHPNGDYTVGVCTNTLCAVMGGDLIWETVSEHLGVEHDETTPDGKITLERIECNAACDFAPVVMANWEFFDNQTPESTVRLVDDLRAGRDVRPTRGPGKVCTFKQVSRVLAGFPDGLADEGVGAGAASLEGLRLAKEAGVDTSSDASAAEASQGDTERSVAADDAATPATPPVTGSTDTPANAPDADPQPQSHTPAKEDEQS is encoded by the coding sequence ATGACTGATATCGACGCGCACAGCGACCCGCTGCACCAGCTGACGCCGCTGCAGGCCAGCGACGAGCCGTACGACGAGCAGACCCTGGCCGACCTGCGCGAGGACGCGGCCGAGGTCATCGCCCGCTACCCGCAGAAGCGGTCGGCGCTGCTGCCGCTGCTGCACCTGATCCAGAGCGTCGACGGCTTCGTCACCGGCCGCGGCGTGCGGTTCTGCGCCGAGCAGCTGGACCTGTCCGAGGCGGAGGTCTCGGGCGTCGCGACGTTCTACACCCAGTACAAGCGCCACCCCAACGGCGACTACACCGTCGGCGTGTGCACCAACACGCTGTGCGCGGTGATGGGCGGCGACCTCATCTGGGAGACGGTCTCGGAGCACCTCGGCGTCGAGCACGACGAGACGACCCCCGACGGCAAGATCACCCTCGAGCGCATCGAGTGCAACGCCGCGTGCGACTTCGCCCCGGTGGTCATGGCCAACTGGGAGTTCTTCGACAACCAGACCCCCGAGTCGACGGTGCGCCTGGTCGACGACCTGCGCGCCGGGCGCGACGTGCGTCCGACCCGCGGCCCCGGCAAGGTCTGCACCTTCAAGCAGGTCTCGCGGGTGCTCGCCGGCTTCCCCGACGGCCTCGCCGACGAGGGCGTGGGCGCCGGAGCCGCCTCGCTCGAAGGGTTGCGCCTGGCCAAGGAGGCCGGCGTCGACACCAGCTCCGACGCCAGCGCGGCCGAGGCGAGCCAGGGCGACACCGAGCGCTCGGTCGCCGCCGACGACGCCGCCACGCCCGCGACGCCGCCCGTCACCGGCTCCACCGACACCCCCGCCAACGCTCCGGACGCCGACCCGCAGCCGCAGTCGCACACGCCCGCGAAGGAGGACGAGCAGTCATGA
- the nuoF gene encoding NADH-quinone oxidoreductase subunit NuoF: MSSAAEKLTPILTKFWDDPQSWTLATYERHEGYQALSKALAMTPEDLVQMSKDSGLRGRGGAGFPTGMKWGFLPPPDGGPRYLVVNADESEPGTCKDIPLMMAAPQFLIEGVAITSYAIGCNHAFIYVRGEVAHVYRRLLRAVEEAYAAGHLGTNIHGSGFDLDITVHAGAGAYICGEETALLDSLEGRRGQPRLKPPFPAVAGLYARPTVVNNVESIASIPPIVLHGADWFGGMGTEKSKGFGIFSLSGHVERPGQYEAPLGITLRELVDLAGGIRKGHRLKFWTPGGSSTPIFTDEHWDVPLDFESVAAAGSMLGTRALQIFDETVSVVRAVSRWIDFYAHESCGKCTPCREGTFWLKQILTRLEHGQGTQDDIDKLVDVCDNILGRSFCALGDGATSPVTSAVQYFRDEFEAGMTTPWWELFPPERSVLFPTAAPAKENVSA; encoded by the coding sequence ATGAGCAGTGCCGCCGAGAAGCTCACTCCGATCCTCACCAAGTTCTGGGACGACCCGCAGTCCTGGACCCTCGCGACGTACGAACGCCACGAGGGCTACCAGGCGCTGAGCAAGGCCCTGGCCATGACGCCCGAGGACCTCGTGCAGATGTCCAAGGACTCCGGCCTCCGCGGTCGCGGCGGCGCCGGCTTCCCGACCGGCATGAAGTGGGGCTTCCTGCCGCCGCCGGACGGCGGGCCGCGCTACCTCGTGGTCAACGCCGACGAGTCCGAGCCGGGCACCTGCAAGGACATCCCGCTGATGATGGCGGCGCCGCAGTTCCTCATCGAGGGCGTGGCGATCACCTCCTACGCCATCGGCTGCAACCACGCCTTCATCTACGTGCGCGGCGAGGTCGCCCACGTCTACCGCCGCCTGCTGCGCGCGGTCGAGGAGGCGTACGCCGCCGGTCACCTCGGCACGAACATCCACGGCAGCGGCTTCGACCTGGACATCACCGTCCACGCCGGCGCCGGCGCCTACATCTGCGGCGAGGAGACCGCGCTGCTGGACAGCCTCGAGGGCCGTCGCGGCCAGCCGCGCCTGAAGCCGCCGTTCCCCGCGGTGGCCGGCCTGTACGCCCGCCCCACCGTGGTCAACAACGTGGAGAGCATCGCGTCGATCCCGCCGATCGTGCTGCACGGCGCCGACTGGTTCGGCGGCATGGGCACCGAGAAGTCCAAGGGCTTCGGCATCTTCAGCCTGTCCGGCCACGTCGAGCGCCCGGGGCAGTACGAAGCCCCGCTCGGCATCACGCTGCGCGAGCTGGTGGACCTGGCCGGCGGCATCCGCAAGGGCCACCGGCTGAAGTTCTGGACGCCGGGCGGCAGCTCGACGCCGATCTTCACCGACGAGCACTGGGACGTGCCGCTGGACTTCGAGTCGGTCGCCGCGGCCGGGTCGATGCTCGGCACCCGCGCGCTGCAGATCTTCGACGAGACGGTGTCGGTCGTGCGCGCGGTGTCGCGCTGGATCGACTTCTACGCCCACGAGTCCTGCGGCAAGTGCACCCCGTGCCGCGAGGGCACCTTCTGGCTCAAGCAGATCCTGACCCGCCTCGAGCACGGCCAGGGCACCCAGGACGACATCGACAAGCTCGTCGACGTCTGTGACAACATCCTCGGTCGCAGCTTCTGCGCGCTGGGCGACGGCGCGACCTCGCCCGTCACCTCGGCCGTGCAGTACTTCCGCGACGAGTTCGAGGCCGGTATGACCACGCCCTGGTGGGAGCTGTTCCCGCCGGAGCGCTCGGTGCTGTTCCCGACGGCCGCACCGGCGAAGGAGAACGTCAGCGCATGA
- a CDS encoding NADH-quinone oxidoreductase subunit G, whose translation MTTTAPAPKEQATDLVTLTVDGVAVSVPKGTLVIRAAEQIGIQIPRFCDHPLLDPIGACRQCLVEVSTKAPDGAMKPMPKPQASCTLEVSEGMEVKTQQSSPVADKAQQGVMELLLVNHPLDCPVCDKGGECPLQNQAMSNGRPRTRFEDIKRTFPKPISISSQVLLDRERCVLCARCTRFSDQIAGDPFIALIERGALQQVGIYEEKPFESYFSGNTIQICPVGALTSAAYRFRSRPFDLMSTPSVCEHCASGCSLRVDHRRGVVLRRMALENPEVNEEWNCDKGRWAFTYATARNRLETPLVRDASGALQVAAWPEAIAAAAAGLQIARDAGGVGVLPGGRVSAEDAYAYSKFARMVLGTNDIDLRARPHSAEEAAFLAHAVVGTGPDTGAVTYTDVEHAPSVLLVGLEPEEESPILFLRLRRAFRKNKTKVVSLAPYATRGLEKVGGTLVPTAPGTEAEVLDALASGAADLGDDVAATVQDLGADSLILVGERLATVAGGFSAVLELAKAKGARVAWVPRRAGERGGVEVGALPNLLPGGRLVTDAAARDQVATIWGATDLPDTEGRDLTAILEAAASGQLAGLVVGGVDPDDLPDPQLARRALEKAFVVSLEIREEAAASYADVVLPVAPHQEKAGTFFDWEGRPRPFEQSLESVAMADFRVLDLLAAELGEFLGTRSLDQTRAELDELGTIGSTGAPAPRVRRGGVPRPLVGEAVLATWSQLLDLGLMQQNEPFLAGTAHRPVVRLSAATAQGVGVVEGQPLNVSTKRGTITLPARITAMPDHVVWLPTNSPGSTVRATLGAVGGDLVRLTPGEALPQQTTKDGVA comes from the coding sequence ATGACCACCACCGCCCCCGCCCCCAAGGAGCAGGCGACCGACCTCGTGACCCTCACGGTCGACGGGGTCGCCGTCAGCGTGCCCAAGGGCACCCTGGTCATCCGGGCCGCCGAGCAGATCGGCATCCAGATCCCGCGGTTCTGCGACCACCCGCTGCTCGACCCGATCGGCGCGTGCCGGCAGTGCCTCGTCGAGGTGTCGACCAAGGCCCCCGACGGCGCGATGAAGCCGATGCCCAAGCCGCAGGCCTCGTGCACCCTCGAGGTCAGCGAGGGCATGGAGGTCAAGACCCAGCAGTCCTCGCCGGTGGCCGACAAGGCCCAGCAGGGCGTCATGGAGCTGCTGCTGGTCAACCACCCGCTCGACTGCCCGGTGTGCGACAAGGGCGGCGAGTGCCCCCTGCAGAACCAGGCGATGAGCAACGGCCGGCCCCGCACCCGGTTCGAGGACATCAAGCGCACCTTCCCCAAGCCGATCAGCATCTCCAGCCAGGTGCTGCTCGACCGCGAGCGCTGCGTGCTGTGCGCGCGGTGCACCCGCTTCTCCGACCAGATCGCCGGTGACCCGTTCATCGCGCTCATCGAGCGCGGTGCGCTGCAGCAGGTCGGCATCTACGAGGAGAAGCCGTTCGAGTCCTACTTCTCCGGCAACACGATCCAGATCTGCCCGGTCGGCGCGCTGACCAGCGCGGCGTACCGGTTCCGCTCCCGCCCGTTCGACCTGATGTCGACCCCGAGCGTGTGCGAGCACTGCGCCAGCGGTTGCTCGCTGCGCGTCGACCACCGCCGCGGCGTGGTGCTGCGTCGCATGGCGCTGGAGAACCCCGAGGTCAACGAGGAGTGGAACTGCGACAAGGGCCGCTGGGCGTTCACCTACGCCACGGCCCGCAACCGCCTCGAGACGCCGCTGGTGCGTGACGCGTCGGGTGCGCTGCAGGTCGCGGCGTGGCCCGAGGCGATCGCGGCGGCCGCGGCCGGCCTGCAGATCGCGCGCGACGCCGGTGGCGTCGGCGTGCTGCCCGGTGGCCGGGTCAGCGCCGAGGACGCCTACGCCTACAGCAAGTTCGCGCGCATGGTGCTCGGCACCAACGACATCGACCTGCGGGCGCGCCCGCACTCGGCCGAGGAGGCGGCGTTCCTCGCGCACGCCGTCGTCGGCACCGGCCCCGACACCGGCGCGGTGACCTACACCGACGTCGAGCACGCCCCGTCGGTGCTGCTCGTCGGGCTGGAGCCCGAGGAGGAGTCGCCGATCCTGTTCCTGCGGCTGCGTCGCGCGTTCCGCAAGAACAAGACCAAGGTCGTCTCGCTCGCGCCGTACGCCACCCGCGGCCTGGAGAAGGTCGGCGGCACCCTGGTGCCGACGGCCCCCGGCACCGAGGCCGAGGTGCTCGACGCCCTCGCCTCGGGCGCGGCCGACCTCGGTGACGACGTGGCCGCGACCGTGCAGGACCTCGGCGCCGACTCGCTGATCCTCGTGGGGGAGCGGCTGGCCACGGTGGCCGGCGGCTTCTCGGCGGTGCTCGAGCTCGCCAAGGCCAAGGGCGCCCGCGTCGCGTGGGTCCCGCGCCGCGCCGGTGAGCGCGGCGGCGTCGAGGTCGGCGCGCTGCCCAACCTGCTGCCCGGCGGCCGGCTGGTCACCGACGCGGCCGCGCGCGACCAGGTCGCGACGATCTGGGGCGCCACCGACCTGCCCGACACCGAGGGCCGCGACCTGACCGCCATCCTCGAGGCCGCCGCCTCGGGGCAGCTGGCCGGTCTCGTCGTCGGCGGGGTCGACCCCGACGACCTGCCCGACCCGCAGCTCGCGCGCCGCGCGCTGGAGAAGGCGTTCGTCGTCTCCCTGGAGATCCGCGAGGAGGCCGCGGCGTCGTACGCCGACGTCGTGCTCCCCGTCGCGCCGCACCAGGAGAAGGCCGGCACGTTCTTCGACTGGGAGGGCCGCCCGCGCCCGTTCGAGCAGTCGCTGGAGTCGGTCGCGATGGCCGACTTCCGGGTGCTCGACCTGCTCGCGGCCGAGCTGGGGGAGTTCCTCGGCACCCGTTCGCTGGACCAGACCCGCGCCGAGCTCGACGAGCTGGGCACGATCGGCAGCACCGGCGCCCCGGCGCCGCGCGTGCGCCGCGGGGGAGTGCCGCGGCCGCTCGTCGGCGAGGCCGTCCTCGCGACGTGGAGCCAGCTGCTCGACCTCGGCCTGATGCAGCAGAACGAGCCGTTCCTCGCCGGCACCGCCCACCGGCCGGTCGTGCGCCTCTCGGCGGCCACCGCCCAGGGCGTCGGCGTGGTCGAGGGCCAGCCGCTGAACGTGTCGACCAAGCGCGGCACCATCACCCTGCCCGCCCGCATCACGGCGATGCCCGACCACGTCGTCTGGCTGCCCACCAACTCGCCCGGCTCGACCGTGCGGGCGACCCTCGGTGCGGTCGGCGGCGACCTCGTGCGGCTCACCCCGGGTGAGGCGCTCCCGCAGCAGACCACCAAGGACGGTGTCGCATGA
- the nuoH gene encoding NADH-quinone oxidoreductase subunit NuoH: MSLLATAAQAVPAAVTDNPSADFSDTPWWLSLVKAVLLFVYLLLSTLLVIWFERRVIGRMQQRPGPNRTGKFGLLQTLADGVKLALKEDVVPRNADKIMFWLAPALAGAMAFVSFAIIPLSNGVWMFGHFTPLQLTDTPIAALLVLAVAGVGAYGIVLAGWSSGSTYPLLGGLRSSAQVISYEIAMGLALVAVFLYAGSMSTSQIVTAQKGLWFIIPAFFSFVVYVITMVGETNRLPFDLAEGEGELTGGFHTEYSSLKFAMFFLGEYVNMFTVSALATTLFLGGWQAPPGIAAIGDGMFNGGWWGLFWFTAKLWAFVFLFVWLRGSLPRVRYDQFMKLGWKVLIPTTLVWVVMVAFIRASELGFLGEGRVSLLGREYSRATLFVIACIALLVLAAAWMWDSRQARKKAEREADRPAEEVDPFAGGHPVPPLPGQRLVEPAPALAAARPQRATDDHPTEEIRG; the protein is encoded by the coding sequence ATGAGCCTGCTCGCCACGGCCGCGCAGGCGGTCCCCGCCGCCGTCACCGACAACCCGTCGGCCGACTTCAGCGACACCCCCTGGTGGCTGTCGCTGGTCAAGGCGGTGCTGCTGTTCGTCTACCTGCTGCTCAGCACGCTGCTGGTCATCTGGTTCGAGCGGCGCGTCATCGGCCGCATGCAGCAGCGCCCCGGCCCCAACCGCACCGGCAAGTTCGGTCTGCTGCAGACCCTGGCCGACGGTGTGAAGCTGGCGCTGAAGGAAGACGTCGTCCCGCGCAACGCCGACAAGATCATGTTCTGGCTGGCGCCCGCGCTCGCCGGCGCGATGGCGTTCGTGTCGTTCGCGATCATCCCGCTCAGCAACGGCGTGTGGATGTTCGGTCACTTCACCCCGCTGCAGCTCACCGACACCCCGATCGCGGCGCTGCTGGTGCTCGCGGTCGCCGGTGTGGGTGCCTACGGCATCGTCCTCGCGGGCTGGAGCTCCGGCTCGACCTACCCGCTGCTCGGTGGACTGCGCTCGAGCGCCCAGGTGATCTCGTACGAGATCGCGATGGGTCTCGCGCTCGTGGCGGTCTTCCTCTACGCCGGCTCGATGTCGACCAGCCAGATCGTGACGGCGCAGAAGGGGCTGTGGTTCATCATCCCGGCCTTCTTCTCCTTCGTCGTCTACGTCATCACGATGGTCGGCGAGACCAACCGGCTCCCGTTCGACCTGGCCGAGGGCGAGGGCGAGCTCACCGGTGGCTTCCACACCGAGTACTCCTCGCTGAAGTTCGCGATGTTCTTCCTCGGCGAGTACGTCAACATGTTCACCGTCTCGGCCCTGGCCACCACGCTGTTCCTCGGCGGCTGGCAGGCGCCCCCCGGCATCGCCGCCATCGGTGACGGCATGTTCAACGGCGGCTGGTGGGGCCTGTTCTGGTTCACCGCCAAGCTGTGGGCCTTCGTGTTCCTGTTCGTGTGGCTGCGCGGTTCGCTGCCGCGCGTGCGCTACGACCAGTTCATGAAGCTGGGCTGGAAGGTGCTCATCCCGACCACCCTGGTGTGGGTCGTCATGGTGGCCTTCATCCGCGCCTCCGAGCTGGGCTTCCTCGGCGAGGGCCGGGTCAGCCTGCTGGGCCGGGAGTACTCCCGCGCCACGCTGTTCGTGATCGCCTGCATCGCGCTGCTGGTGCTCGCCGCCGCCTGGATGTGGGACAGCCGCCAGGCGCGCAAGAAGGCTGAGCGCGAGGCCGACCGGCCCGCCGAGGAGGTCGACCCCTTCGCCGGCGGGCACCCCGTACCCCCGCTGCCGGGGCAGCGACTCGTCGAGCCCGCCCCGGCGCTGGCCGCCGCCCGTCCGCAGCGGGCCACCGACGACCACCCGACGGAGGAGATCCGTGGCTGA
- the nuoI gene encoding NADH-quinone oxidoreductase subunit NuoI: MLAKVAGFGVTFSTMFRKVKTEQYPEEKRPTQLRYHGRHQLNRHPDGLEKCVGCELCAWACPADAILVEGADNDDATGQRFSPGERYGRVYQINYLRCIFCGLCIEACPTRALTMTNEYELADDNRADLIFTKEQLLAPLQAGMLPAPHPMVAGMEERDYYQGKVTGATQQQEEWVRTHEHDEQPDGAQRETAQPQGARPDGSQPVGGASTGATRAGADGAAR, encoded by the coding sequence ATGCTCGCGAAGGTCGCCGGCTTCGGCGTGACCTTCTCGACCATGTTCCGCAAGGTCAAGACCGAGCAGTACCCCGAGGAGAAGCGGCCGACCCAGCTGCGCTACCACGGCCGTCACCAGCTGAACCGGCACCCGGACGGGCTGGAGAAGTGCGTCGGCTGCGAGCTGTGCGCCTGGGCCTGCCCGGCCGACGCGATCCTGGTCGAGGGCGCCGACAACGACGACGCCACCGGGCAGCGGTTCTCGCCCGGCGAGCGCTACGGCCGCGTCTACCAGATCAACTACCTGCGCTGCATCTTCTGCGGGCTGTGCATCGAGGCGTGCCCGACGCGCGCGCTGACGATGACCAACGAGTACGAGCTCGCCGACGACAACCGCGCCGACCTGATCTTCACCAAGGAGCAGCTCCTCGCCCCGCTGCAGGCGGGCATGCTGCCGGCGCCGCACCCGATGGTCGCCGGCATGGAGGAGCGCGACTACTACCAGGGCAAGGTCACCGGCGCCACGCAGCAGCAGGAGGAGTGGGTGCGCACGCACGAGCACGACGAGCAGCCCGACGGCGCGCAGCGGGAGACCGCGCAGCCGCAGGGCGCGCGACCGGACGGCTCGCAGCCGGTGGGCGGCGCGTCCACCGGCGCCACCCGGGCCGGTGCCGACGGGGCCGCCCGATGA
- a CDS encoding NADH-quinone oxidoreductase subunit J — MMALGGGEAALFWIAGPLSVFGALTLLFARKAVHAAMGMALTMVLMGVFYIAQQAEFLGVIQIFVYSGAVMMLFLFVIMLVGVDSSDSLVETIKGQRVAGLLLAGALAAMSLALIARTQFRPINASVDPNADGNVSGVSKLIFGPYVWAFEATSALLITAALGAMVLAHRERLRPKPTQADWARRRVQSGENVAGLPAPGVYARHNAVDTPALLPDGQPSELSISRVLRARGQVAPTGGYLEATEDADRETGQPDPDSDGTQTAVADTTPGGAR, encoded by the coding sequence ATGATGGCGCTCGGTGGCGGCGAGGCCGCGCTCTTCTGGATCGCCGGCCCGCTGAGCGTGTTCGGCGCGCTGACCCTGCTGTTCGCCCGCAAGGCCGTCCACGCCGCGATGGGCATGGCGCTGACGATGGTGCTGATGGGCGTGTTCTACATCGCCCAGCAGGCCGAGTTCCTCGGCGTCATCCAGATCTTCGTCTACTCCGGCGCCGTGATGATGCTGTTCCTGTTCGTCATCATGCTCGTCGGCGTCGACTCCTCCGACTCCCTCGTCGAGACGATCAAGGGCCAGCGCGTCGCCGGCCTGCTGCTCGCCGGGGCGCTCGCGGCCATGTCGCTCGCGCTGATCGCGCGCACCCAGTTCCGGCCGATCAACGCCTCGGTCGACCCCAACGCCGACGGCAACGTCAGCGGCGTCTCCAAGCTGATCTTCGGCCCGTACGTCTGGGCGTTCGAGGCGACCAGCGCGCTGCTGATCACCGCCGCGCTCGGCGCCATGGTGCTCGCGCACCGCGAGCGACTGCGCCCGAAGCCGACCCAGGCCGACTGGGCCCGCCGCCGGGTCCAGTCCGGCGAGAACGTCGCCGGTCTGCCCGCGCCCGGTGTGTACGCCCGGCACAACGCGGTCGACACCCCGGCCCTGCTGCCCGACGGGCAGCCCTCGGAGCTGTCGATCTCGCGCGTGCTGCGCGCCCGCGGCCAGGTGGCCCCGACCGGCGGCTACCTCGAGGCCACCGAGGACGCCGACCGCGAGACCGGTCAGCCCGACCCCGACTCCGACGGGACGCAGACCGCGGTCGCCGACACCACCCCGGGAGGTGCCCGATGA
- the nuoK gene encoding NADH-quinone oxidoreductase subunit NuoK, giving the protein MNVTNYIYLSAILFAIGAATVLLRRNAIIVFMGVELMLNAANLAFVTFARMHSELDGQVIALFVMVVAAAEVVVGLAIIMAIFRARRSASVDDANLLKL; this is encoded by the coding sequence ATGAACGTGACCAACTACATCTACCTCTCGGCGATTCTGTTCGCCATCGGCGCCGCCACGGTGCTGCTGCGCCGTAACGCGATCATCGTGTTCATGGGCGTCGAGCTGATGCTCAACGCCGCGAACCTGGCGTTCGTCACCTTCGCCCGGATGCACAGCGAGCTCGATGGTCAGGTCATCGCCCTGTTCGTCATGGTCGTCGCTGCCGCCGAGGTCGTGGTCGGCCTGGCCATCATCATGGCGATCTTCCGTGCCCGCCGGTCGGCCTCGGTCGACGACGCCAACCTGCTGAAGCTGTAA